One genomic segment of Musa acuminata AAA Group cultivar baxijiao chromosome BXJ3-3, Cavendish_Baxijiao_AAA, whole genome shotgun sequence includes these proteins:
- the LOC135633931 gene encoding AT-hook motif nuclear-localized protein 20-like, with protein SIDLYSSSNIQKTISLTSKLANHWWEGPLGLPGADPAASVHKNPNQDATPKESDPNSSSANEEEKDNDGEPREGAVVPSSRRRRGRPPGSKNKPKPPIFVTRDSPSALRSHVMEVSGGADVADSIAQFARRRQRAVCVLSGSGTVVNVALRQPAAPGAAVALRGRFEILSVTGTFLPGPGPGPSPPGSTGLTVYLAGGQGQVVGGSVVGPLIAAGPVMVMASTFANATYERLPLVEEEEEGPDSGGGATGQLPGGAPQLMAGGGGSGGLPDPSALPILNLPPNLAPNVAHVGHEPFGWAHARAPF; from the coding sequence AGCATAGATCTCTACAGCAGCAGCAACATACAAAAGACGATTAGTCTAACGAGCAAGCTGGCGAATCACTGGTGGGAAGGGCCTTTAGGCCTTCCGGGAGCCGATCCGGCGGCCTCGGTTCACAAGAACCCTAACCAGGACGCAACGCCAAAGGAATCCGACCCTAATTCTTCGTCCGCCAACGAAGAAGAAAAGGACAACGACGGGGAGCCGAGAGAAGGCGCGGTCGTGCCGAGCAGCCGGCGTCGACGCGGCCGTCCACCAGGGTCCAAGAACAAGCCCAAACCCCCCATCTTCGTGACCCGCGACAGCCCCAGCGCCCTCCGCAGCCACGTCATGGAGGTCTCAGGGGGCGCGGACGTGGCCGACTCGATCGCCCAGTTCGCGCGCCGCCGCCAGCGCGCCGTCTGCGTGCTCAGCGGTTCCGGCACCGTCGTCAACGTCGCGCTCCGCCAGCCTGCTGCCCCGGGCGCGGCCGTCGCCCTCCGTGGCCGGTTCGAGATCCTCTCTGTGACCGGCACGTTCCTGCCGGGTCCGGGTCCGGGCCCGTCCCCGCCGGGGTCGACCGGGTTAACGGTTTATCTGGCAGGCGGGCAGGGTCAGGTGGTGGGCGGCAGCGTCGTGGGGCCGCTGATAGCGGCAGGGCCGGTGATGGTCATGGCGTCCACGTTCGCGAACGCTACTTATGAGAGGTTGCCGCTtgttgaggaagaggaggaaggcccAGACAGTGGCGGTGGTGCCACGGGACAGTTGCCCGGTGGAGCACCGCAGCTGATGGCCGGGGGCGGGGGATCAGGAGGACTGCCGGACCCCTCGGCGTTGCCCATTCTCAACTTGCCGCCGAACTTAGCACCCAACGTCGCACACGTGGGGCATGAGCCCTTCGGGTGGGCTCATGCGCGGGCGCCATTCTAG